From a single Bacillus pseudomycoides DSM 12442 genomic region:
- a CDS encoding acetoacetyl-CoA reductase produces MVQLNGKVAIVTGGAKGIGKAITVALAKEGAKVVINYNSSKEAAENLVNELGTEGHDVYAVQADVSKLEDAKRLVDEAVNHFGKVDILVNNAGITRDRTFKKLNREDWDRVIDVNLSSVFNTTSAALPYITESEEGRIISISSIIGQAGGFGQTNYSAAKAGMLGFTKSLALELAKTNVTVNAICPGFIDTEMVAEVPEDVRQKIVSKIPKKRFGQADEIAKGVVYLCRDGAYITGQQLNINGGLYM; encoded by the coding sequence ATGGTTCAATTAAATGGTAAAGTAGCAATCGTAACAGGTGGGGCAAAAGGAATTGGTAAAGCGATTACAGTAGCATTAGCAAAAGAGGGAGCAAAGGTTGTTATTAACTATAATAGCAGTAAAGAAGCGGCTGAAAATCTAGTGAATGAATTAGGAACAGAAGGTCATGATGTATATGCAGTTCAGGCAGATGTTTCTAAGCTAGAAGATGCGAAGCGCCTTGTAGATGAAGCTGTGAATCATTTTGGTAAGGTAGATATTCTTGTAAATAATGCTGGTATTACAAGAGACCGTACTTTCAAAAAATTAAACCGTGAAGATTGGGATCGCGTAATCGATGTAAACTTAAGTAGTGTATTTAATACAACGAGTGCGGCACTTCCTTACATAACAGAATCAGAAGAGGGTAGAATCATTAGCATTTCTTCTATTATTGGACAAGCTGGTGGATTTGGACAAACAAACTATTCAGCAGCAAAAGCTGGTATGTTAGGATTTACAAAGTCATTAGCGCTAGAACTTGCGAAAACAAATGTAACAGTGAATGCGATTTGCCCAGGATTCATTGATACAGAAATGGTAGCAGAAGTGCCGGAAGATGTTCGTCAAAAAATCGTTTCTAAGATTCCAAAGAAACGTTTCGGACAAGCGGATGAAATTGCAAAAGGTGTTGTATACTTGTGCCGTGATGGAGCGTATATCACTGGTCAACAGTTAAATATTAACGGCGGATTATATATGTAA
- the phaC gene encoding class III poly(R)-hydroxyalkanoic acid synthase subunit PhaC, giving the protein MTTFVTEWEKQLELYPEEYRKAYRRFKRASEVLLREPEPQVALTPKEVIWTKNKTKLYRYIPKQEKTHSVPILLIYALINKPYIMDLTPGNSLVEYLVDRGFDVYMLDWGTFGLEDSHLKFDDFVFDYIAKAVKKVMRTAKADEVSLLGYCMGGTLTSIYAALHPHMPIRNLIFMTSPFDFSETGLYGPLLDEKYFNLDKAVDTFGNIPPEMIDFGNKMLKPITNFVGPYVALLDRSENERFVESWKLIQKWVGDGIPFPGESYRQWIRDFYQNNKLVKGELVIRGQKVKLENIKANVLNISAKRDHIALPCQVEALLDHISSTDKQYVCLPTGHMSVVYGGTAVKQTYPTVGNWLEERSN; this is encoded by the coding sequence ATGACTACATTCGTAACAGAATGGGAAAAGCAATTGGAACTATACCCAGAAGAATATCGAAAAGCATATCGTCGTTTTAAAAGAGCGAGTGAAGTTTTACTGCGTGAACCAGAGCCACAAGTTGCTTTAACTCCAAAAGAGGTCATTTGGACGAAAAATAAAACGAAGCTGTATCGTTACATTCCAAAGCAGGAAAAAACACATTCGGTTCCCATTTTATTGATCTATGCGCTAATTAATAAACCATATATTATGGATTTGACACCAGGAAATAGTTTGGTGGAATATTTAGTAGATCGTGGTTTTGATGTGTATATGCTTGATTGGGGCACATTCGGTTTAGAAGATAGTCATTTAAAGTTTGATGATTTTGTGTTCGACTATATTGCAAAAGCAGTTAAAAAAGTAATGCGAACTGCAAAAGCGGACGAGGTATCTCTACTCGGATATTGTATGGGTGGTACGCTAACATCCATTTATGCGGCACTTCACCCACATATGCCGATTCGAAATTTAATTTTTATGACAAGTCCATTTGATTTCTCTGAAACCGGATTATATGGTCCATTATTAGATGAAAAGTATTTTAACTTAGACAAAGCAGTTGATACATTTGGAAATATACCGCCGGAAATGATTGATTTCGGAAATAAAATGTTAAAGCCAATTACAAACTTTGTTGGTCCGTATGTTGCTTTACTTGATCGCTCAGAAAATGAGCGCTTTGTTGAAAGCTGGAAGCTAATTCAAAAATGGGTTGGAGATGGTATCCCATTCCCAGGTGAATCGTATCGACAATGGATTCGCGATTTTTATCAAAATAATAAATTGGTTAAAGGTGAGCTCGTGATTCGAGGTCAAAAAGTAAAACTTGAAAACATTAAGGCAAATGTCTTAAATATTTCTGCAAAACGTGATCATATTGCATTGCCATGCCAAGTAGAGGCGTTGCTGGACCATATTTCTAGTACAGACAAACAGTATGTGTGCTTGCCGACAGGACATATGTCAGTTGTATATGGTGGAACGGCTGTAAAACAAACGTATCCTACAGTTGGAAATTGGCTTGAGGAACGCTCTAATTGA
- a CDS encoding TrkH family potassium uptake protein — protein MRDIKKFLQKLRPVQLIVLFYFIAVIVSVILLSLPFVIKPGVKWTFIDALFISVSAVSVTGLSVVSIPDTFNTAGIMILALVLQLGGLGIMALGTFVWMITGKKIGLQRRRLIMADHNQGNLSGLVELMRSILILIISIEVVGALLLGTRFLLYFPSWKEAYFHGFFASISATTNGGFDLTGQSLIPYQKDYIVQIIHMLLIILGAIGFPVLMEVKQYLSKEKHQLFRFSLFTKLTTTTFFSLIIVGTIVIFLLERNQFLLGKSWHETVFYTLFQSVTTRSGGLATMDIRDLSQPTLLFMSVLMFIGASPSSVGGGIRTTTFAVNILSLYTFAKGDRTVRVFKRQLHEEDVLKASVVMTMGILLCAFALFILSMTENAPFMSLIVEVCSAFGTTGLSTGITSDLTTAGKLVLIVLMFIGRVGILTFILASGGREQPPRYKYPKERIIIG, from the coding sequence ATGAGAGATATAAAGAAATTTTTGCAAAAATTGCGTCCGGTACAGCTTATTGTTTTATTTTATTTCATAGCAGTAATTGTTTCTGTAATTTTATTAAGTTTACCATTTGTCATTAAGCCAGGTGTAAAATGGACTTTTATAGATGCGTTATTTATATCTGTTAGCGCTGTTAGTGTTACGGGGCTTTCAGTGGTTTCTATTCCAGATACGTTTAATACGGCAGGTATTATGATTTTAGCGCTCGTATTACAATTAGGCGGTTTAGGAATTATGGCACTTGGTACATTTGTTTGGATGATAACAGGTAAGAAAATAGGATTGCAGCGAAGACGATTAATTATGGCAGATCATAACCAAGGAAATTTATCAGGGCTTGTTGAGTTGATGCGGTCTATTTTAATTTTGATTATTTCGATAGAAGTGGTTGGGGCGCTTCTATTAGGAACAAGATTTTTACTCTATTTCCCAAGTTGGAAAGAAGCGTATTTTCATGGTTTTTTTGCCTCTATTAGTGCAACAACGAATGGTGGATTTGATTTAACTGGTCAGTCGCTTATTCCATATCAGAAAGACTATATTGTACAAATAATTCATATGCTTCTTATTATTTTAGGAGCAATTGGCTTTCCTGTGCTAATGGAAGTAAAACAGTATTTGAGTAAGGAAAAACATCAATTGTTTCGTTTTTCACTATTTACAAAATTGACAACAACGACATTTTTCTCGCTTATTATTGTGGGAACAATCGTTATTTTTTTATTGGAGCGAAATCAGTTTTTATTAGGGAAATCCTGGCATGAAACGGTATTTTATACGTTGTTTCAATCCGTTACAACGAGAAGTGGTGGATTAGCGACAATGGATATACGTGACTTGTCACAGCCGACGCTTTTATTTATGAGTGTTTTAATGTTTATTGGTGCTTCTCCAAGTTCAGTTGGAGGGGGAATACGTACAACGACGTTTGCTGTGAATATTCTTTCCCTATATACGTTTGCAAAAGGTGACAGAACGGTACGTGTTTTTAAACGGCAATTGCATGAGGAAGACGTTTTAAAAGCGTCCGTTGTTATGACTATGGGGATTTTATTATGTGCTTTTGCTTTATTTATTTTATCGATGACTGAAAATGCACCATTTATGAGTTTAATTGTTGAAGTATGTTCTGCATTTGGAACGACTGGGTTATCAACAGGTATCACTTCTGATTTAACAACTGCTGGAAAACTTGTATTAATTGTTCTCATGTTTATTGGTCGTGTTGGTATTTTAACATTTATTTTAGCAAGTGGTGGAAGGGAACAACCACCTCGCTATAAATATCCCAAAGAGAGAATTATTATTGGATAA
- a CDS encoding DUF3905 domain-containing protein codes for MKKKQQIHSPILDETLPHQMNFPSFKGTGKQMQQPFINQYDVVIGDSKYNSKNSPLNNWSDEVDPAIMAGEEWIHPTNDIGWISEENQEVLRNKTDGVEDSFMHPQFGIND; via the coding sequence TTGAAGAAAAAACAACAAATTCATTCACCCATTTTAGATGAAACCTTGCCGCATCAAATGAATTTCCCCTCCTTTAAAGGAACAGGAAAACAAATGCAACAACCCTTTATTAATCAATACGATGTTGTAATTGGAGATAGTAAATACAATTCTAAAAATAGCCCACTTAACAATTGGAGTGATGAAGTTGATCCGGCCATTATGGCTGGCGAAGAATGGATCCATCCAACAAATGATATCGGATGGATTTCAGAAGAAAATCAAGAAGTGTTACGAAACAAAACAGACGGGGTTGAAGATTCATTTATGCACCCTCAATTTGGTATTAACGATTAA
- a CDS encoding DeoR/GlpR family DNA-binding transcription regulator — protein MSIVGEERKRSILEKVEFKGKVKVSELASEFSVSTETIRRYLEELDREKKLKKVYGGAVQLPGAGIEPPMLEREMLYIEEKKRIGYKAATFVEDGDVIVIDDGSTPLQMVPYLVHRKNLTVVTSSFPVATQFISSINKKMFDGEVLFIGGKVSPKHCRVSGSISQQVIRQFHFHKAFISIDGLLPSFGISSFELEKAKLSEAMIQLAEKAFILCDHTKLGVKGNYRIAGFSDIGHVICDKKMPHSFEEFITKNNIRWTIS, from the coding sequence ATGTCTATTGTTGGAGAAGAGAGAAAGCGTAGTATTCTTGAAAAAGTAGAGTTTAAGGGAAAAGTGAAAGTTTCAGAGCTAGCAAGTGAATTTTCAGTATCAACAGAAACCATTCGCAGATATTTAGAAGAGCTTGATCGGGAAAAGAAGTTGAAGAAAGTATACGGGGGAGCGGTTCAACTTCCGGGAGCAGGGATAGAGCCCCCTATGCTAGAAAGAGAAATGCTATATATTGAGGAAAAGAAAAGAATTGGCTATAAAGCAGCAACTTTTGTAGAAGATGGAGATGTCATTGTTATTGATGATGGAAGCACGCCCCTGCAAATGGTCCCGTATCTCGTTCATCGGAAAAACTTAACTGTTGTGACGAGTTCATTTCCTGTTGCAACCCAATTCATTTCTTCTATAAATAAAAAAATGTTTGATGGTGAAGTATTATTTATTGGAGGAAAGGTATCTCCAAAACACTGTCGTGTATCAGGATCTATTTCACAGCAAGTCATTCGTCAGTTTCATTTTCATAAGGCATTTATTTCAATTGATGGATTGTTACCTAGTTTTGGAATCTCGAGTTTTGAATTGGAAAAAGCTAAGTTATCAGAAGCGATGATTCAATTAGCGGAAAAGGCGTTTATTTTATGTGATCATACAAAACTGGGGGTAAAAGGAAATTATCGAATCGCCGGTTTTTCTGATATTGGGCACGTAATTTGCGATAAAAAAATGCCTCATAGTTTTGAAGAATTTATTACAAAAAATAATATTCGCTGGACGATTAGTTAA
- a CDS encoding class II aldolase/adducin family protein → MLFFLKKWKELRDVRMELALRDWFYGTKISLSMRTSQEPLTFLVNIEGRDKGLFAEEDFIVVNSMCEPVFANDEKPAVESFMHADIYKKGNAECILQVQTVDSHLISELYGKEGAVTFEKRTVERVFGKEGITEITIPIVENEKKFADLLENHVPNFIEGGGAILVHNYGMIVWGNSPEETKKWLEGLEYLMNYHVKLLMIKGTKSSVI, encoded by the coding sequence ATGTTATTTTTTTTAAAGAAGTGGAAAGAGTTAAGAGATGTAAGAATGGAATTGGCTCTCCGTGATTGGTTTTATGGTACAAAAATTAGTTTATCTATGCGGACATCACAAGAACCATTAACATTTTTAGTAAATATTGAAGGAAGAGACAAAGGGTTATTTGCAGAAGAGGATTTTATTGTAGTAAATAGTATGTGTGAGCCTGTATTTGCAAATGATGAAAAACCAGCAGTTGAATCGTTTATGCATGCAGATATTTATAAAAAAGGTAATGCGGAGTGTATTTTGCAAGTTCAAACTGTAGATAGTCATTTAATATCAGAGTTATATGGAAAAGAAGGAGCAGTTACATTTGAAAAACGCACTGTAGAACGTGTTTTTGGAAAAGAAGGAATTACAGAGATTACGATTCCGATTGTAGAAAATGAAAAGAAGTTTGCTGATTTATTAGAGAATCATGTTCCTAATTTTATAGAAGGCGGCGGTGCTATACTTGTTCATAATTACGGAATGATTGTATGGGGAAACTCGCCAGAAGAGACGAAAAAATGGCTAGAAGGGTTAGAGTATTTAATGAATTATCACGTGAAATTATTGATGATTAAAGGAACTAAGAGTTCAGTTATATAA
- the cbpA gene encoding cyclic di-AMP binding protein CbpA, with the protein MRVKYHFLPKQQVTFCKDNDSGEQALKIMDVKGYRAIPVLAEDEKRFKGIIYKVDILERKCNEGLEDVCVKDIMEDKSAFIFEKDSFFRAFYVIRRLPFLAVLNEYNEFVGILTHSNIFDVIEDSFGMQTGGYIITIATQDCKGTIKELGTLLRSYHIGGLFTLDNGDQYIRRVIVNITDDLSEKALESLIAKIEKKGFRVSHVDYI; encoded by the coding sequence TTGCGAGTTAAATATCATTTTCTGCCGAAACAACAGGTGACATTTTGTAAGGATAATGATTCGGGGGAACAGGCGTTAAAAATTATGGACGTGAAGGGATATAGAGCAATCCCTGTACTTGCAGAAGATGAGAAGAGATTTAAAGGGATCATTTATAAAGTAGATATTTTAGAACGTAAATGTAATGAGGGTTTAGAAGATGTATGTGTGAAAGATATTATGGAAGATAAATCTGCATTTATTTTTGAAAAGGATTCTTTTTTTCGAGCCTTTTATGTAATTAGGCGTCTTCCATTTTTAGCTGTATTGAATGAGTACAATGAATTTGTTGGCATTTTAACACATTCTAATATATTTGATGTCATTGAAGATTCATTTGGGATGCAAACGGGTGGTTATATAATAACAATCGCAACGCAAGATTGTAAGGGGACAATTAAGGAGTTAGGAACGTTGCTCAGGTCTTATCATATTGGTGGATTATTTACATTGGACAATGGTGATCAATATATTCGTCGTGTTATTGTGAACATTACAGATGACTTAAGTGAAAAAGCATTAGAATCATTAATTGCAAAAATAGAGAAAAAAGGATTTCGCGTGAGTCATGTAGATTATATATAA
- a CDS encoding divergent polysaccharide deacetylase family protein gives MRKHIIIFFILLSTVIFPFQTYAHTNKVAIVIDDFGNNMKGTERMLSLPIPLTVAVMPFLPSTKQDAVAAHQKGHEVIIHMPMEPIKGKKEWLGPKAITTDLSDHEIESRVEQAIQEVPHAIGMNNHMGSKVTADERIMRIILSVCKKHGLFYLDSKTNPNSVVPKIGKELGVPIVENQLFFDDVYTSSHITKQAQLLLQKIKEKPVVVAIGHVGPPGEITSRVIESTIPKVREHADFIFLSDLVLSPPPVSKQK, from the coding sequence ATGCGTAAACATATCATTATTTTTTTCATTTTATTATCTACTGTCATTTTTCCTTTTCAAACGTATGCCCATACAAATAAAGTTGCCATTGTAATCGACGACTTTGGAAATAATATGAAGGGAACTGAAAGGATGTTATCACTTCCCATTCCACTTACTGTAGCTGTTATGCCCTTTCTTCCATCTACAAAACAAGATGCAGTAGCTGCACATCAAAAAGGGCATGAAGTTATTATTCATATGCCAATGGAGCCTATTAAAGGAAAAAAAGAATGGCTTGGTCCTAAAGCCATTACAACTGATTTAAGTGATCATGAAATTGAAAGTCGGGTCGAACAAGCGATTCAAGAAGTACCACATGCAATTGGGATGAATAATCATATGGGTTCTAAAGTAACAGCTGATGAAAGAATTATGCGAATCATACTATCAGTATGTAAAAAACATGGCCTATTTTATTTAGATAGTAAAACAAATCCCAATAGCGTAGTACCAAAAATCGGAAAGGAATTAGGAGTTCCTATTGTAGAAAATCAATTATTCTTTGATGATGTTTATACATCATCTCATATTACAAAGCAAGCACAGTTACTTCTACAAAAAATTAAAGAAAAACCTGTCGTAGTAGCAATTGGTCATGTCGGCCCTCCTGGGGAAATTACTTCTCGTGTTATTGAGTCCACCATTCCTAAAGTACGTGAACATGCAGACTTTATTTTCTTATCCGACCTTGTCCTCTCACCACCACCTGTCTCCAAACAAAAATAG
- a CDS encoding aspartyl-phosphate phosphatase Spo0E family protein has product MFTAKREYTMEKLSRDIHMKREEMIHLGLTNGLNSTETIQVSQELDKLIVQYQRYKEQKTPRWFAFMKVPFFQIEYEGKSSAFWKMFVTAFMK; this is encoded by the coding sequence ATGTTTACAGCAAAACGGGAGTACACAATGGAAAAACTTTCGCGTGATATTCATATGAAGCGTGAAGAAATGATTCATTTAGGTTTAACAAACGGATTAAACAGTACTGAAACAATTCAAGTGAGTCAAGAATTGGACAAGCTTATTGTACAGTATCAACGATATAAAGAACAAAAAACACCAAGATGGTTCGCATTTATGAAGGTACCCTTTTTTCAAATAGAATATGAAGGAAAATCAAGTGCTTTTTGGAAAATGTTTGTGACTGCTTTTATGAAATAA
- a CDS encoding DUF3149 domain-containing protein — protein MNGKLRSITFYILLVILPTLGIGATFYSYHTYQMQQENKQAAHTVLFLYKDYLDHRIGEAISALEMLAMVVNTETENTNGIQQILHDTDEKDERFSGLYYTNKNGLITVASKGLTTPIQVADRYYIAEAFKSKKTTVSSVITDRVLGHQAIMIATPIFTKHKQISGLLLASLRFDYISSALNAIKPQYHFEVTDEHDVVFLTDDNNEPTGQHTNKISTPLPKLKWKVAVSPLPIHKTTLYKTVAVECMVTLFLMTILFLLVQYILLKRQTRLERQQNEIQKIELVGTFAASTAHEIRNPLTGIKGLVALLKEKHIQEQDQFYFSVIEQEIKRINEIVSEFLILGKPTAIIEKKYDVRDIIKEVSLIIRSEANLHNIIFTLQLPDHPVHIRCSKDHMKQVVLNITKNAIEAMSSGDVLTIQVTSNKEHAQLHIIDTGKGIPKHIQKHLFHPFFTSKDTGTGLGLVICKRIIEMYDGQIVIDSTKNKGTTVHIKLPLDSA, from the coding sequence TTGAATGGAAAATTACGAAGCATAACTTTTTATATACTGCTTGTTATATTACCGACACTGGGAATCGGTGCAACTTTCTATTCTTATCACACCTACCAAATGCAACAGGAAAACAAACAAGCTGCTCATACTGTTTTATTTTTATATAAGGACTACTTAGATCACCGTATTGGCGAAGCAATTTCCGCCTTAGAGATGCTTGCTATGGTCGTAAATACAGAAACAGAAAATACAAACGGAATTCAGCAAATATTACACGATACCGATGAAAAAGACGAGCGTTTTTCTGGATTATATTATACAAATAAAAACGGCCTAATTACTGTAGCATCAAAAGGTTTAACAACACCAATTCAGGTTGCAGATCGGTATTATATAGCAGAAGCTTTTAAATCAAAAAAAACAACTGTATCATCTGTCATTACAGATCGGGTTCTTGGACACCAAGCTATTATGATTGCCACACCCATTTTTACAAAACACAAACAAATTTCTGGTTTATTGTTGGCTAGTTTACGCTTTGATTATATATCGTCTGCTTTAAATGCTATTAAACCACAATATCATTTTGAAGTAACCGATGAGCATGATGTAGTCTTTTTAACAGATGATAATAACGAACCAACTGGGCAACATACAAACAAAATTTCTACTCCACTACCAAAATTAAAATGGAAAGTTGCTGTTTCTCCATTACCTATTCATAAAACAACTTTATACAAAACCGTTGCGGTAGAATGTATGGTTACTTTATTTTTAATGACAATTTTATTTTTACTCGTTCAATATATTTTGCTGAAACGACAAACAAGATTGGAGAGACAACAAAATGAAATACAAAAAATTGAATTAGTTGGTACTTTTGCAGCTAGTACAGCTCATGAAATCCGTAATCCACTTACTGGAATTAAAGGTCTTGTAGCACTCTTAAAGGAAAAACATATACAAGAACAAGACCAATTTTATTTTTCTGTTATCGAACAAGAAATAAAACGTATCAATGAAATTGTTAGCGAATTTCTTATTCTTGGTAAACCAACAGCGATTATCGAAAAAAAGTATGATGTAAGGGATATTATCAAAGAGGTCTCATTAATTATTCGATCCGAAGCAAATTTGCATAATATTATATTCACCTTGCAGTTACCAGACCATCCTGTTCATATCCGTTGTTCAAAAGATCATATGAAACAAGTGGTTTTAAATATTACAAAAAATGCAATTGAAGCTATGTCATCTGGTGATGTATTAACAATTCAGGTAACCAGTAATAAAGAGCACGCACAATTACACATTATTGACACAGGAAAGGGTATTCCAAAGCATATTCAAAAACACCTCTTTCATCCGTTCTTTACCAGTAAAGATACCGGAACAGGTCTTGGTCTTGTCATATGCAAACGAATTATAGAAATGTATGATGGACAAATTGTGATTGATAGCACAAAAAATAAAGGAACCACAGTTCATATAAAGCTTCCATTAGATTCAGCATAA
- a CDS encoding MarR family winged helix-turn-helix transcriptional regulator encodes MKLNDEREEISQSLKLFIALSRVHHFVMDATNKSIQSNRLNPTEFAVLELIYHKGSQPLQQIGERILIASGSITYVVDKLEKKGLVKRIPCPNDRRVIYAQLTGEGETFIASIFPKHEKVIQDSFGMLTKDEKNELLSLLKKVGKYEK; translated from the coding sequence ATGAAGTTGAATGATGAGAGGGAAGAGATTTCTCAATCTTTGAAATTGTTTATTGCATTATCGCGTGTGCACCACTTTGTTATGGATGCTACAAATAAATCAATACAAAGTAACAGACTAAATCCAACTGAGTTTGCTGTATTAGAATTGATATATCATAAAGGTAGTCAGCCGCTTCAACAAATTGGAGAGCGTATTTTAATTGCAAGTGGAAGTATTACGTATGTTGTTGATAAGTTAGAAAAAAAGGGGCTTGTGAAACGAATTCCATGCCCGAATGATCGCCGTGTTATATATGCACAGTTAACAGGAGAAGGAGAGACCTTCATCGCTTCTATTTTTCCAAAGCATGAAAAAGTTATACAGGATTCCTTTGGAATGTTAACAAAAGATGAGAAAAATGAGCTGTTATCTTTGCTTAAAAAAGTTGGGAAATATGAAAAGTGA
- a CDS encoding M3 family oligoendopeptidase yields the protein MSFKNYEYTRPNTEELQEKFTVALEQFENVKTIEEQKQVIGVINEIRNDFGTMGNICYIRHSVDTTDPFYKEEQDFFDEYSPIVQGYVTKYYKALMNSPFRDELEAYYGKQLFALAECNSKTYSDEVVKDLQLENKLSSQYTQLLAAAKIDFEGEERTLSQLGPFMQHTDRDMRKRASEAYYGFLEEHEEELDSIYDELVKVRTKIAKTLGFKNFVELGYARMYRTDYNAEMVANYRKQVLDYIVPVATELRKRQQARIGVEKLAYYDENFEYATGNPTPKGDAEWIINHGKTMYKELSKETDEFFNFMLDNELLDLVAKKGKAGGGYCTYIENYKAPFIFSNFNGTSGDIDVLTHEAGHAFQVYESRKFEIPEYNWPTYEACEIHSMSMEFFTWPWMKLFFEEDTDKYYFSHLSSALLFLPYGVSVDEYQHYVYENPEASPEDRKAAWRNIERKYLPHRDYEDNDYLERGGFWQRQGHIYSSPFYYIDYTLAQICALQFWKRARDNRQEAWEDYVNLCQKGGSQSFLQLVEIANLTSPFTDGCVQGVITEIQTWLHAVDDTKL from the coding sequence ATGTCATTTAAGAACTATGAATATACACGCCCAAATACGGAAGAGTTGCAAGAAAAATTCACTGTAGCTTTAGAACAGTTTGAGAATGTAAAGACGATAGAAGAGCAAAAGCAAGTAATTGGTGTAATTAATGAGATTCGCAATGATTTTGGTACAATGGGAAATATTTGTTATATCCGCCATTCTGTTGATACAACGGATCCCTTTTATAAGGAAGAACAAGATTTTTTTGATGAGTATTCTCCGATTGTACAAGGCTATGTAACGAAATATTATAAAGCATTGATGAATTCTCCGTTTCGTGATGAACTGGAGGCTTATTATGGGAAACAATTATTTGCTTTAGCAGAATGTAATTCAAAAACATATTCAGATGAGGTTGTGAAAGATTTACAATTAGAAAATAAATTATCTTCGCAATATACACAACTTTTAGCGGCTGCAAAAATTGATTTTGAAGGAGAAGAGAGAACATTATCACAACTTGGACCTTTTATGCAACATACGGATAGAGATATGCGTAAAAGAGCAAGTGAAGCTTATTATGGTTTTTTAGAAGAGCATGAAGAAGAGTTAGACAGTATTTATGATGAACTTGTAAAAGTAAGAACGAAGATTGCGAAAACACTTGGTTTTAAAAACTTTGTTGAACTTGGATATGCAAGAATGTATCGCACAGATTATAATGCGGAAATGGTTGCCAATTATCGTAAACAAGTACTAGATTACATCGTTCCAGTTGCGACAGAATTACGAAAAAGGCAGCAAGCACGCATTGGTGTAGAAAAGCTTGCTTACTATGATGAGAATTTTGAATATGCAACAGGTAATCCGACTCCAAAGGGAGATGCAGAGTGGATTATTAATCATGGGAAGACAATGTATAAAGAATTATCAAAAGAAACAGATGAGTTCTTCAACTTTATGTTAGATAATGAATTATTAGATTTAGTTGCGAAAAAAGGAAAAGCTGGTGGCGGTTATTGTACATACATTGAAAATTATAAAGCTCCGTTTATTTTCTCGAACTTTAATGGAACATCAGGTGATATTGATGTGTTAACACACGAGGCAGGTCATGCGTTTCAAGTATATGAGAGTCGGAAGTTTGAAATTCCAGAGTACAATTGGCCAACGTACGAAGCGTGTGAAATTCATTCTATGAGTATGGAATTTTTCACGTGGCCATGGATGAAATTATTCTTTGAGGAAGATACGGATAAATATTATTTCTCTCATTTAAGTTCAGCACTTCTATTTTTACCATACGGTGTATCTGTTGATGAATATCAACATTATGTATATGAAAATCCGGAAGCATCTCCAGAGGATCGCAAAGCGGCATGGCGTAATATTGAGAGAAAGTACTTACCACATCGAGACTATGAAGACAATGATTATTTAGAACGTGGTGGTTTCTGGCAGCGTCAAGGGCATATTTATAGCTCACCTTTCTACTATATTGATTATACATTAGCTCAAATTTGCGCACTGCAATTTTGGAAGCGAGCAAGAGACAATAGACAAGAAGCGTGGGAAGACTATGTGAACCTTTGTCAAAAGGGTGGAAGTCAATCCTTCTTACAATTAGTAGAAATTGCGAATTTGACATCTCCATTTACAGATGGGTGTGTGCAAGGCGTAATCACTGAGATTCAAACGTGGTTACATGCAGTGGATGACACAAAATTGTAA